In the Rhinopithecus roxellana isolate Shanxi Qingling chromosome 16, ASM756505v1, whole genome shotgun sequence genome, gctctttagtttaattatgtcccacttaatcaatttttgtctttgttgcaattgctttcaagtacttagtcataaattattttacaagGCCAGTGTTCAGAATGGTGTTTGCTTCAAGGATTCTTATAGTTCGAggtcttatgttttatttttttaaaagtcctccATTGCAACAGgattttcaaattaattaataCGCCACTGTATTATAACATTTTCTCATTctaaaaattacatctttatatgtGATTCTGCTGCTTGTATTGTTCACAATTtaacacatttctatttttattttttttaaaatgagctaaCTAAAATTTCATTTACTGTTAATTTTTTATGAATTCACCTGagttcaattttttgttttctaatatctGCTTTTGGTTCATTTGACACTTTTATTTAAAGTACTGTTTAAATCTTCAGCACTGTTGAAGAAACTGGAGACTCAGGATAGTATAGAAATGGAAAGGTTGGTGTCCTCTTGAGACTTACAGTTTACAGATGGAAACACAAAATacctaaatataaataaataatagctgaCACAACTTCACACATGTGGTAGTTCCATAAAAACACTGAATCAATGTGTCTTGAGCCAATGCCATTTTAAATAGAAGCCTTTGTtgttattaatttcctttttacctcagtttatttgtatacttttaaaaaaagaatcagttgGCTAATACACATGATATaggtatattatacatatgttcacttttataacttttaaataattatttaaaattgctaGTCCAGGAAGGAGATATCTTCAACTTCAATTGCATGATAGCCTGAGAGATTATTCCTGAAGATGTTTAGAAGGAGGAAGTGTGTACTATGCTACCTGGATTCATATCTCAGCATTTCCCCATCTCTATCAAGAGAATACAGGGATGCCAACCCCTAACTCCATGATAAGTTATACACAGTCtaaaatctgtgtataacttttgacttccccaaaacttaactactagtaGCCTACTGTTGATTGGAAGCCTTACGGATAACATAAATACTTGACtaacatatattttacatgttataTGGATGATAGACTACATTTCCACAATAAATTAagttagagaaaagcaaatgttattaagaaaatcataaggtaaagaaaatatatttagtatttactaagtggaagtggatcatcataaaagtcttcatcCTCATGTTttccatgttgagcaggctgagtaagaggaggaagaggaaaggttGGTCTTGCTCTTTGAGGGATGGTAGAGGTGGGAGAAAATTCATGCATAAGTGGACCTGTACAATTCAAACCcatgttcaagggtcaattgtatATAGATTATTGTGAATCCTCAAGGACTAAGGTGGGCATTGATTATGATTTGTGTTTTAGTTTAAGTTATCCCTAAATCTGCCCTGTCTTTGTAAGTAAACCACAGTTGCCTGTACTCTCAAGAGAGGTCACACACAAGGATTTGCAGGTTTAGTCCAACCTCAGAACCTTTTGAAGAACCTGGGCTCCACAGTTTTTCCAGCAGAGCTGCTTTTTAGTGAAGCTGAGAGAGAAACATGAGTTCAAGGACGTTCAGCTGATTGTGAGAATTAGACTAACATAATGGTTAAGTGAAAGGGTCTTTGTCGAATTGGTTGGATTCCAGCTCCACCACATACCTGATTTGTAAACAACCTGAGCCATTTAATCTCTTTTTACTCAGGTTGCTCATTTGGAAAGTGAAAGTGACAATATGGTTgatgaaatggaataaaatattaccAATAGCAACTCTAGCATTATTGGTTATATGAAATTACTGCATGTAAAGAATGTAGAAGAGTGTCTAGAGCACAGTAATAACTCAATAAGCATTCTggatttttactatttattattattactttgagtATTATCACTGCAGCCAGGACTCTGTTCCATGTGTATTTCAGTTGTTCTTTCCTTATGTTGCTAACACCTTGTAAATAAATCATTCTCACCTGTAAGCTCCTGCTAGCCCTCATTTCTGTGGCATTCAAAGCCTTGCCTTTGtttcctgattaatttttttccatactATATAGCCCTCTTTCTCATTACAATACAATTATTTGTGGTGGGACCATTTTTTTTGGTCATATAGAAGCCACTCTGTATTGATTTGCTTCTGTGCTAGTTGAGAGCCAGTTGTAACTGTTTAGGTAATCAGGTCAACCTTGATCCTAAAAAGCATTATAAGAGGAATTGTCAGTTCATCCCCATCTCCCTTGTGCAGGCTCCAATCTTTGAAAATACTGCAGtggtctttggggaaaaaaaataagttgcaAAGTGAAGGTGAAGCGAGACTCAAGACAATTGAGAAACAGTGTCAAATAATAAAAGGGTGGTGATATTAAAGTCACAAGTGGAGTCTTATGAATCATTGTGCCACTAGCTGCCTGAGGGTCTAGGCCAGATTGCATCACATTTTTggactttaattttttatgagTGTAAAATAATCTACCATTCAATGGGAAATgatggataagcaaaatatgaTGCAATTTATAATCTCAACAGGGTATCAATTTAATTTGACTTACCATTGCATGGATTTAGAATTACCATAGTTTAGATCATATCTCCAAAGATAGTTCTCCTAAGtcagactttttgtttgtttgttttttgagatggagtctcgctgtgttgcccaggctgaagtgcagtggcttgatctcggcttactgcaacctctgcctccctggttcaagcgattcttctgcctcagcctcccaactagctgggactgcaggcatgcaccaccacacctgtctaatttttgtatttttagtagagatgggttttcaacatattggctggtctcaaactcctgacctcatgatccgcccacctcagcctcccaaggtgctgggattacaggtgtgagccaccacacccggctgacaTTTTCTTAATGTAGATTTGGTGACTCATGACTGCACATATTACATtaatgatatttcttttcttttcttttttttgaaatggagtctcgctctgtcacccagactggagtgcagtgatgcaatctcggctcactgcaagctcctcctcccgggttcatgccattctcctgcctgagcctcctgagtagctgggactgcaggggcctgccaccatggcaggctaattttttttttttttttttttttggatttttagtagagacggggtttcaccgtgttatccaggatggtcttgatctcctgaccttgtgatccgcccacctcattAATGATATTTCATAGTCACAATTAGACATCCATctaggaaaatatatttgtactAAATGTGATTACTAATGTGAGCAAAGGCAGCAGGGTTGATCAATTTTTTTATCTTCTGTTAGGACTCTTAATGATATTTCAAATTTGAGATACAATTTTGGTGGACTTAAACACTTCAAAAAAATAACCCTTAATGCAATCTTTTGCACTATCCACAAGTAAGAATGTATCCAGGTTTGTTCACATGTCATTTGATGGCATTTAGTCACAGGCATAGGCAGTGAGAAGTCATTCTGGTGGCACTGACTAGTAGATCCTGTGTGCCCCTGTCAGGGTCTTGTGCATGCGCCCTGCTCTCCAGCTCTGCTCTGGGAAAAGCAGGGTGTGCTAGCTTTGTCTGACTGTGTATAGGAGATTAAAAGTAAGCATAACAGTAGTTTGAAACAGCTCATGTCAGTGACTTGGCTTGTCATACTGGCCTGCGTACAATTTCCTCGGTCATTCTACCATGCTTATCCCCTCACAGTCACAACGTAGTGACCACATTCAAGGCAGACACTGCCTTTAGGCCCCTTTGTATTACAAGCAAAACCCTTCCCATAGCCCCTAGTAAACTTACACTTATGTCTTATTGACAGGAACTATTTTCGTGAGCACCCCAGCTGCAAGTAAGGCTTGAAAAGATAATAGTAAGCCTTTCTGACCTTTAGAGTAAAGGTGCCAAGGGAGAAGGAAGTCAGCAGCAGGTGTTAAGTATAGAAATGGATTCAAGAAAGATCCCTAAGGCAAAATTATTTAGGGCAGAGGATGTGTTCAGTCATTATCCTGCATGGAAAAAGCAAAGTCAAGAAACCTGAGTCACCTGGACCATCAGCTACATGTTCTATCCCTCCTTTGGGTCAGGAGGAGCTAGAATAGATTCAGTTTGACTTGGTAAAGTATAAACTGCTCTGTATTTATTaacaaagaaagagggagagaagatccaagtaaccacaaacagaaatgacaaagatgacattatAACTGTTGTGACAGAAATACAATAGATCCTAAGAGACTATCCTGAACACCTCTAtgctcacaaactagaaaatctagaggaaatgggtaaattcctggaaacatacaaccccccaagattgaatcaggaagaaattgaaaccctaaaCAATCCAACattgagttccaaaattgaattgGGGACCAAATActtaccaatcaaaaaaagcccTGGACTAGATGGATTTATAGTTGCATTTTACctgatgtacaaagaagagctggtaccaattctactaaaactattttcaaaaaattaaggagggactcctccccaactaattctatgaagccagcatcaccctgataacaaaacctggcaaagacacaatgcaaaaagaaaactacaggccatcATTACGGAGGAGAAAAGATGcaaaaaatcatcaacaaaatactagcaaattgaatccagcatatattaaaagttaattcaccacaatcaaatAGGCTTCATTCCTCGGATGCAaggttgtttcaacatatgcaaatcaataaatgtgattcaccacatgaacacaattaaaaacaaaaaccatatgatcatctcaatagatgtagacaaagcctttgataaaatccaacatctcttcatgataaacaCCCTCAACAAACTGGGCATCAAAGggacgtacctcaaaataataaccttctattacaaacccacagccaacattatactgaatgggcaaaagctggaagcattccccttgagaactgaaaGAAGATAGTGGTACTTACtctcaccagtcctattcaagatagtactgaaagtcttagagcaatcagagaagagaaagaaagaaaagacatccaaataagaaaagaagtcaaaatatctCTCTTTGTTGACTATACGACTCTATAactagaaaaccttaaagattcTGCTAAAAGggtcctggaactgataaatagCTTCCGtaaagtttcagggtacaaaatcaatgtataaaaattagtagcatttctgtacatcaATAACATTTAAGCCAAAAGCCACATTaagaatgcaattccatttacaatagccacacaaaaaataaaatacctaggaatacatctaaccaaggagaaGAAAGATCTTCGCAAGGAGAGCTACAGAACACTGCTGAATGAAATCacagatgatacaaacaaatggaaaaatatttcatgctcacggattagaagaatcaatattgaaAACGGCCACACtgccaaagcaatctatagattcaatgctattcctattaaacttccaaagtcatttttcatggaattggaaaaattatgctaaaattcatatggaacctaaaaagagcctgaataccCAAGGCgatagcaaaaagaacaaaactggagtcatcacattacccaactctAAAAAGTATACAATAAGGCCAccataaccaaaacagcttggtactggtacataaacagacacatagaccaatggaacagaatagggaacccagaaatgaagccacagacttacagccatctaatctttacaaagctgacaaaaataaacaatgaaggaAGGActccccattcaataaatggtactggggtAGGTGGCGagctacatgcagaagaatgaaactggactccttttcaccatacacaaaaatttactcaagatggattaaagatttaaacataagacctcaaactataagagcCCTTGAATAAAACCTAgcaaacaccattctggacattggccttgggaaagaaattatgaccaagtcctcaaaagcgattgcaacaaaagaaaaattgattaactgggacctaattaaactaaagaacttctgcacagcataagaaactatcaacagaataaacagacaacttacaaaatgggagaaaaagtttgcaaactatgcatttgacaaaggtctaatatctagaatctataaggaacttaattcaacaagcaaaaaccaaataaccccattaaggagtaaggaaaagacatgaacagacacttctcaaaagaagacatacacgtggctaacaaagacatgaaaaaatgctcaacatcactaatcacaagagaagtgcaaatcaaaatcacaatgagatgccatcttgtaccagtcagaatggctgttattaaaaaaccAAAGtacagcagatgctggcaaggctgcagagaaatggaaatgctcagaaaggaaatgcttatacattgttggtgggaatataaattggttcACCCATTGTTAAAAGCAGTTGGGAGATTTCTTacagaacttagaactaccatttcactcaccaatcccattactgggtatatatccaaaagaaaataaatcattctgctaaaAAGATgtatgcactcatatgttcatcacaggactattcacaatagcaaagacgtggaatcatcCTAGGTGCCCATCCTAGGTTCCCAtggtggattagataaagaaaatatggtacatatataccatggaatactaggcagtcataaaaagaaaaaaatcatgccttttgtagcaacatggatgcacctAGAGTCTACTATTCTAAGCCatttaatgcaggaacagaaaacatagtaccacatgttctcacttgtaagcgAGAGCTAAAAATTGGGTACTTATGGCAACAATAGACATGGGGGATAATACAGGGGTAAGGTATGGGTGCAAGGgatgaaaaactaactgttgggtactatgctcattatctggatgacaggatcatttgtatcccaaacctcagcatcatgcaatatacccgtGTAACCTGTATATGTACTACTTGAATCCAAGataaaatttgaaacaaaaaataaaaataataaatcaccCCACTCTGTGTACatagagaaaaatatcacattgtaccctatacatgtatacaattattatttatcaatcaatgataatatttgaaaaatgttttagtgGTGGGGGCTGCTCATCATGGAATAATGAAGATGGAATCAGGACACAGTTCAGGATTACGTGTATAGTTTCATCCTTGGGAGGAGAGCAACGAAAACATACTTGGGTTATGTAGAAGTTAACTCCATCTTTGCTTTGTTTGGACAAGATGACTCTTGCAGAAGTACCTGAAATCTGAGGAGGACTATTTCTAGTCTTGTGGGGTTCCAACCAGGTAGATAAGGCCATTTCATTGTTTTGCTTCTGGACAGCTTGTTGGCTTGTCCTACACTGCAATTCCTAATTTAGTTCATTGCATCctttaaaaacactgataaatAAAGACGTTGAAGAAGATATCATGTACCTAATACATGCCCACTGGAGCTGATGTAACATAAAACTTTAAATTCAATACaatttttataggtttttttCCCACTCCTATAAACAAATAAGATGAATTATTGTGTGCTCAATGTTTGTGATTACCCggtattagtttttttctttttctaaaattggTATAGAAACTGAGTGGTTAACAGTTTTAAcatcccttcctcctcttcaacCATGTAACAGCATCATGCTGTAGTCACTACTGCCTGATCCTGAAATGTTTAaggatggaaataaaaataactgtatagctttgatttttaataaaaatttccagTACCTACCTTTGTAGAGATTCTGAATTACTAGAACTGGAAATCTGATACTTGAGTAAGAAAAGTGTTCTGATGTGTGCTAACAGCACTTGGATTAAGATCACCAGCACAGTTCCTACTCATTGAATTCTTTCCTTCTACATGGTTTCATTCCTAATCCATTCATCTACAACTGGGTAATTTCTTGCAAGCTCTGTCTTGCTCAGGCTGGGACCTCTTGTAATAACCATCTGTAATTGCATCATGTTTTCTAAACCTAAGGATTAGGAAGGTTATATGTATGCAGCCAGAGGTACCTTCTCCCTAGGATAAAGCCGTCACCCACATAAATTCAAGGAACCTTCTCTGATAAAGAACTAATGTGTGCACATTGGCCTCAATATTCTATAGCTCCAGAGAGGGTGGAAAAGACAAGAAACAGTACATCAATATGTAACATtggtaaaattataatttatgtaattttgcTCACATATATTAGATACATTTATGAATCTGTTTTTATAATATGTATGtgcattaatatattatttatcctGTAATGCAATTTCACTCCTCACCTTTAATTGGTCAATTCAGCAcgctttaagaaaaataataacatgatAGGTGTGTGTTGATGAATTCACTGAGACAATCAAAGTACAATATAAGTATATTCTAATTTTATAGCCACAGATACTTCAGGATCTGCCAATTGGACCTCTATTCCACCTCATACATAGGATTATAATAGTGCAACCCTTGTTATATATTTGCGCACACACAGATATTTAGTCATCCCCCACATATAcattccaaataaacaaaatgactcGGCCAGTGtggcggctcatgtctgtaatcccagcacttttgggaggctgaggtgagcggatcacgaggtcaggagatcgagaccatcctggctagcaaggtgaaaccctgtctgtactaaaaatgcaaaaattagccgggcatggtggtgggcgcctgtagtcctagctactcgggaggctgaggcaggagaatggcgtcaacccgggaggtggagcttgcagtgagccgagatcgcgccactgcactccaatctgggcaacagagtgagactccgtctcaaaaaacaaaatgaaacaaaacaaaatcactcATATTTCATTACATCTAAAGCCATGTTTTTTCCACTTTAACATGTTGGAAACTAGGAAGAGTTCCAAAATTGATGCTGTCTTGGTTTTACAAATTATtagggggtgtgtgtgcatgtgtgtatactttGAGTTGTATCCgcactaattaaaaaatatagatttctttttaaattgagggGAAATTATGAATCATTTGgagtaaattatttcaaaatttactagGCTCACAATTGTACAGTTTTGGTGTATTGTTATGCTTATGTCACAACTGGACACTGAGATGCTACAGAAAGTAAATATGGAACAGTAGGCAGTTATCTAATTTTAATGTTATActagtattcaataaatgctaattGCTTTCCTGGAAACATAATTTATTCTTCATAAACGATTTGTTAATATGAAAAGTTTTACTTGTAAGACAAATCAGAATAGAGGACATAATAGTAAACTTCTATTGAAAGTAAGTATTTTCCAGGGTTGGTTTAAGTAAACTATTGTGCAGTTTTCTGGGTAATGTTGATTTTCTAGACGAGTGTGATTGTTATTTGAGGATGGAAATGCAGGCGGTATTAAAAGGATTTCTAATCAGCAATTTTTTCAAGGCCACTTTCACCTCTTTGTTCCGTAGACTATAGATGATAGGATTCAACATGGGGGTTAGTCCAGCATATACCAAAGCcataaatttatctatttcctgtGAATCTACAGCAGAGGGCTTCAGGTACATGGAGAGGGCTGTACCATAGAACAAAACTACCACCATCAGGTGGGCTGTGCACGTTGAAAAGGCTTTACTTCGGCCTTCCACTGAGCTGATTCTCAGGATACTGGTGAGGATAAATGCATAAGAGATACAAATGAGTAGCATTGGCGTGGGGAGAAGAAGTACACTGATCACCAGCATGATTAACTGCACCAGGGAGGTGTCCACACAAACCAATTTCAATACAGCCAGAATTTCACAAGTGAAATGATTGATGATACTATTACCACAGAGAGACAGTGGCAGCACAGACATCGTTTCCACCAGGGCAGTGAGACAGCCTGTCATCCAGGAGCCAGCTGCAATCTGCACACAGGTTCTCCTATTCATGATGACAGGGTATCTCAGGGGGTTGCAGATGGCCACATACCGGTCATATGCCATCATGGACAGGAGTACACATTCAGTGGAGCCCATGGCAAGGGAGAGGTACATCTGAGTGGCACATCCTGAGAATGAAATAGTGTTTCTCCCTGAAACAAAGTTTGCCAGCATTGGAGTGAGCGCAGAAGAGGTATACCAGATGTCCAGAAAGGAGAGATTGCTGAGGAAGGGGTACATAGGGGTGTGGAGGTGGGAATCTAGGATGGTGATGGAGATCAGAATAACGTTGCCCAGTAAGGTGATGAGGTACATCAGCAAGCACACCGCAAATATGATGACCTGAACTTTAGGGCAGTGAGAAAATCCcaggaagaaaaatacttttacagATGTCCAGTTTGCCGGGAACATTTTTTTATATGTTCATCTGTACGTATGCATAGAAGGATTAATGTCACACATATATAAAACCTAACCCCCTCCTTCACATATCTGgcatgttttatttatatgaacTTGTGGTCTGTTCTTAAATGGTTCTCTAGGTTAGCGATAGTAATATTTGTTTGAAGAAATATGTCactaataagaaaaatttaagcAGGAAGTCAACAGATacatccttaaaatattttaaggatgtTAGATTTTCTCTTGGCAATGTGAGGGTAAGAGGATGGTGTATTTAATCAGCATcacaaaagaatgagaaaagaaacaacattttgcattctttctttttccaaaaccACATTTTAACTGATCTATTTACCTCTGTACCATTGGCATGATTTTCTTCCTCTGATTTGGTAATAATCTTCTTACTTAGGAACTGTTAGGATTTCCAGGTTCGCAGTTTCTTCTGCCATTCCTAGagatatatccaaaataatttgGAAGTCTCAGTGAATAAAGGCAAAAAAAGGTATAGGTTTCTGCAGCCATAAATTAACAGAGACTTTGAACACTTAGACACAAGCCCAGAGTTGCTTTCTTAAACCAGGAAAATGGTGACATGTGTCTCATGCTGGGAGACACAtggcaaatatttctttcatCTTGCTTCAGTTGTCCTGATGTTTGTGCTGCAGTAACATCCTCCAAAGAACCAGCCATTGGCAGTGTAGGGCAATTTAAGCTATGTGTTGCTTTTGAAAAGTCTCCAATTCATGCAGCAAATTAAAGTTACACATCTATTTGTACAGTATTACAAATTCTAAAACTCCAGGGACAGTGTCCCATAAATCCAATTATAGTCAGTAGCTCGTCTTGCCTAATTGTAGGGTTATTCAAACAATACATAAACATGTTTCCTACCTACACTGTCTTTGGAAAGGGGAACTTTACTCTTCTCCCAATGGTGTTATGAAGTGAGACTCGTTAAtttaaatgaagttaaaaataatgcataatgTTGGTAGTTTCTCCTTCAGATTGTAGGAGAGTTTTATAATATGAATGAGATCAAGTTGTACTTGATATGCGACCCGTAACTTTTCTACTACTCAACATGGCTTAAAGAGAAGGCAGATATTTCTCATAGCACATAAAGGTCCATTTACTTTCagaaacactttttcttttgggaaataagCTTCACCCTATAAAGGCATCTTTACCCTTCAGAAATCCATTGAAGCTTCTATCTGAGTGATGCTTTATAATCCCTGTTCACAACTTGTTTGTTTTCCAAGTGAGAGATGAATGGTTAACAGTGTATGGTGGTGCGGGGAGTGCATACTGTCAGTGTCATCATTGTACAATTGTGATTGTATAACTTGCTTCTTAGTAGCAGATTGTAATCATGACCATTACTGAATTGTTTTATATCACATCAAATATTCTTCATTctcagagaaggtcataaatttGAATGATTGCCAAGATATTTCAaagcacagtaaaaaaaaatctcttcgcTAGTTAGTATTTGCAATCAGAAGGCATCTTTTAGGTCTTTCATGTACTCACTCCAACAGAGATATAACTTTCATCACCTTGGAATCATGCGTATGGTTCCCTTGTTTACCTATAGGAAAGCTTGGTGCACAGGAAAGACTAGGGACTTTGCGCAATAAACACTTTTCACTTTACCACTTCATTTTTGTCACCTAGAGCAAGTTGATGATCCTCATTGAGATTCAGATTATTTATAAAAGGGCAATGACAGTATTTCCTTATCAGAGTTCTTCTGAGGAAtaaagatatttcatgtaaagCAACTAAGACTGAAATTGATGTATAGtaggtaattaataaatattagatttttctccattctgtggtTTTTGACTTGCTTCTTGAATCATcttttttccttgtatttattCTCCCTTTTCATTATTTCCCTCTTTGACTATGGCAATGCccttcctttgcttttctcatttagaCAATATTTGCTGCAACTGCAACACAAATGGttaaagcaaaagagagaaaagaaatggacTAACATCTGGCCCCAGAAGCCACTTTTCCTCTGAATTTGTTTATCTGATACTCCTTCTAACTTACCTGTCCAGTTCCTATAGACTAAAGC is a window encoding:
- the LOC104660380 gene encoding olfactory receptor 13F1, producing the protein MFPANWTSVKVFFFLGFSHCPKVQVIIFAVCLLMYLITLLGNVILISITILDSHLHTPMYPFLSNLSFLDIWYTSSALTPMLANFVSGRNTISFSGCATQMYLSLAMGSTECVLLSMMAYDRYVAICNPLRYPVIMNRRTCVQIAAGSWMTGCLTALVETMSVLPLSLCGNSIINHFTCEILAVLKLVCVDTSLVQLIMLVISVLLLPTPMLLICISYAFILTSILRISSVEGRSKAFSTCTAHLMVVVLFYGTALSMYLKPSAVDSQEIDKFMALVYAGLTPMLNPIIYSLRNKEVKVALKKLLIRNPFNTACISILK